The following coding sequences lie in one Pseudomonadota bacterium genomic window:
- a CDS encoding YjgP/YjgQ family permease, which translates to MRILDRYVVSEMAGPFLFGVCTFTLLFMSVDTFMRAARMFSDGTQGLKVAAVFVLASIPGVLAYAFPMSSLLACLMAFGRLSADSEVVAMKAGGISLYRIARPGLALTVVLSIVAFYLIDQIAPEANYQAHNLVAKQLVAESGQMQNLKVQEVAADGTDRVVLARSFDLDRGLLSQLTILFYRSNLRVRVMYAEDAVWEKQSDGLYGWVMHKVKTQDLDANQSVTYDTFSEQMVAPIASTPAQLAVRPRGRDEMTRDMLLDKIRYERYMAQIEAEEARVAESKGLKKGENKGLKKAWSYTVEYYSRIAIPFSCLVFGLFGIPLGLQPHRTSKSIGLGLSIIFIFIYYLLMTTSRSLGESGILPPFVAAWLPNALFAAVGMVLLVRAGKV; encoded by the coding sequence GTGAGGATTCTCGACCGCTACGTGGTCTCCGAGATGGCGGGGCCGTTCCTGTTCGGCGTGTGCACCTTCACGCTGCTCTTCATGTCGGTCGACACCTTCATGCGAGCCGCTCGCATGTTCTCCGATGGCACGCAGGGCCTCAAGGTTGCCGCCGTGTTCGTGCTGGCCAGCATTCCCGGCGTCCTGGCCTACGCCTTTCCGATGTCGTCGCTTCTCGCGTGCCTGATGGCGTTCGGACGCCTCTCGGCGGACTCCGAGGTCGTGGCGATGAAGGCGGGGGGCATCAGTCTCTACCGCATCGCCCGACCGGGTCTTGCGCTCACCGTCGTGCTCTCCATCGTGGCCTTCTACCTGATCGACCAGATCGCGCCTGAGGCCAACTACCAGGCCCACAACCTCGTGGCGAAGCAGCTCGTGGCGGAGAGCGGTCAGATGCAGAACCTCAAGGTGCAGGAGGTGGCGGCCGATGGCACCGACCGCGTGGTGCTGGCCCGCAGCTTCGATCTCGATCGCGGTCTTCTCTCGCAGCTGACGATCTTGTTCTACCGCAGCAATCTGCGCGTGCGCGTCATGTACGCCGAGGACGCGGTGTGGGAGAAGCAGTCTGACGGTCTGTACGGCTGGGTCATGCACAAGGTCAAGACCCAGGATCTCGACGCCAACCAGAGCGTCACCTACGACACGTTCTCCGAGCAGATGGTGGCCCCCATCGCCTCCACGCCGGCTCAGCTCGCCGTGAGGCCGCGCGGGCGCGACGAGATGACACGCGACATGCTGCTCGACAAGATTCGCTACGAGCGCTATATGGCCCAGATCGAGGCCGAAGAGGCCAGGGTCGCCGAGAGCAAGGGGCTCAAGAAGGGCGAGAACAAGGGCCTCAAAAAGGCCTGGTCGTACACGGTGGAGTATTACTCGCGTATCGCCATCCCATTCTCTTGTCTCGTCTTCGGGCTGTTCGGCATCCCGCTGGGATTGCAGCCGCACCGTACGAGCAAGTCCATCGGGCTGGGTCTGAGCATCATCTTCATCTTCATCTACTACCTGCTGATGACCACGAGCCGCTCCCTCGGAGAGAGCGGCATCCTTCCGCCGTTCGTGGCCGCCTGGTTGCCGAACGCGCTGTTCGCTGCCGTCGGCATGGTGCTCTTGGTGAGGGCCGGCAAGGTTTAG
- a CDS encoding YncE family protein, which produces MTSSSSAEPHTRTGRRDHLQCVVRGNLMSRFPLLVLSLLMALGSSGCQWLQQSMAPPSPAPTGERPARPEGPRVYVSDKDSYVVAIRTSDDTPAEKFPVEHGAGGVALSPDGLYLYASAKTQDYVRVFQTTGIPVGRLNTGREPAGMVMSRDGKRLYVANKGSDSVTVLDLESRKTVVTFPSGHQPALVALSCDEKRLYVLAHKDNLVIACAPDSGQEAARAQVPPGAFGLAVDPGGRFLYVSSFDGNDVSVLDATTLALVSTVKVGDGAYDVVAAESGKVYVACVEDSSVVTFSRDDLSAEPLATPVGARPYGLALSPDQSKLYIALEGDNKLGIRSLPGLEEKPALDLGVTPVDVFTGP; this is translated from the coding sequence ATGACGAGTTCATCATCCGCTGAGCCACACACCCGAACAGGGCGCAGGGATCACCTGCAGTGCGTCGTAAGGGGGAACCTCATGTCGAGGTTCCCTCTTCTCGTTCTCTCCCTCCTGATGGCGTTGGGCAGCAGCGGCTGCCAGTGGTTGCAGCAGAGCATGGCTCCCCCCTCACCGGCACCGACAGGGGAGAGACCCGCACGCCCGGAGGGTCCGCGCGTGTACGTCAGCGACAAGGACAGCTACGTGGTAGCCATCCGCACCAGTGATGACACGCCTGCCGAAAAGTTCCCCGTCGAGCACGGGGCCGGCGGCGTCGCCCTCTCTCCTGATGGGCTCTATCTCTACGCTTCAGCGAAGACCCAGGACTACGTTCGGGTCTTCCAGACCACCGGTATCCCGGTGGGTCGGCTGAACACCGGGCGTGAGCCCGCGGGAATGGTCATGAGCCGCGATGGGAAGCGCCTCTATGTGGCCAACAAGGGCAGCGACAGCGTCACCGTTCTCGATCTCGAGAGCCGCAAGACCGTGGTCACGTTTCCCTCCGGCCATCAGCCTGCCCTCGTGGCTCTCTCATGCGACGAGAAGCGGCTGTACGTGCTGGCCCACAAGGACAACTTGGTGATTGCCTGCGCGCCGGACAGCGGCCAGGAAGCTGCGCGCGCCCAGGTCCCCCCCGGGGCCTTCGGCCTTGCAGTCGATCCGGGTGGCCGATTTCTGTATGTCAGCTCATTCGACGGCAACGACGTCTCGGTGCTCGATGCCACCACCCTCGCCCTGGTCTCCACGGTCAAGGTCGGAGACGGTGCCTACGACGTGGTTGCAGCAGAGAGTGGGAAGGTCTACGTTGCCTGTGTCGAGGACAGCTCGGTGGTCACCTTCTCGCGCGACGATCTGAGCGCGGAGCCGCTCGCCACCCCGGTGGGGGCGCGCCCCTATGGCCTCGCACTCTCACCCGACCAGAGCAAGCTCTATATCGCCCTCGAGGGCGACAACAAGCTGGGGATACGCAGCCTGCCTGGGCTCGAGGAGAAGCCAGCACTCGATCTGGGGGTCACGCCGGTAGACGTCTTTACTGGCCCTTGA
- a CDS encoding DUF3084 domain-containing protein has product MAVALRIFLIVVVGAALSGLVAYLGNQLGRQVGRRKMTLAGLRPRYTSNIITVATGAVIYLLTLGILSVASSDVRQLLVGLRELEEQRSQLQHQVKGLDEKVKAGPVSLPFQPLAVGVIQCGLSADDMRAQIDTLLQLANDNFVARNNQLASKCGLAPLPDEKKLVKYVAADKEGILDTLRKAPKGSTVVCIVLSGKVTAYYDDETVAQFLFRPNPVVFRKDQVITSGVIDGRATSAQVYKQVYEFIFKDLNYTCLEQYHMVRNPLTNKLDTSIDGFMMRQAADQIARMNKPMRLQVVANSEIHPLGPLDARLLVVNQ; this is encoded by the coding sequence GTGGCTGTAGCCCTGCGAATCTTTCTCATCGTGGTCGTGGGCGCCGCCCTGAGTGGTCTGGTGGCGTATCTCGGCAATCAGCTCGGGCGCCAGGTGGGCCGTCGCAAGATGACGCTTGCGGGGCTTCGTCCGCGCTACACCTCGAACATCATCACCGTGGCCACGGGCGCGGTCATCTACCTCCTCACGCTGGGCATCCTCTCGGTGGCCTCGTCTGACGTGCGGCAGTTGCTCGTCGGCCTGCGCGAGCTCGAAGAGCAGCGATCGCAGCTCCAGCACCAGGTGAAGGGGCTCGATGAGAAGGTCAAGGCGGGTCCGGTCTCCTTGCCTTTCCAGCCTCTGGCCGTGGGCGTGATTCAGTGCGGGCTGTCTGCGGACGACATGCGGGCCCAGATCGACACGCTCCTGCAGCTAGCCAATGACAACTTCGTCGCGCGCAACAATCAGCTTGCGTCGAAGTGCGGTCTCGCGCCCTTGCCAGATGAGAAGAAGCTGGTGAAGTACGTGGCCGCCGACAAGGAGGGGATTCTCGACACCCTCCGCAAGGCCCCGAAGGGCTCCACGGTGGTATGCATCGTGCTCTCCGGCAAGGTCACGGCCTACTACGACGATGAGACCGTGGCGCAGTTCCTGTTCCGCCCGAACCCGGTGGTGTTCCGCAAGGATCAGGTCATCACCTCGGGGGTCATCGACGGCCGGGCCACCTCAGCGCAGGTGTACAAGCAGGTGTACGAGTTCATCTTCAAGGATCTCAACTACACGTGTCTCGAGCAGTATCACATGGTGCGCAATCCCCTCACGAACAAGCTCGATACCAGTATCGACGGCTTCATGATGCGACAGGCGGCCGATCAGATCGCGCGCATGAACAAGCCCATGCGCCTTCAGGTGGTGGCCAACAGCGAGATCCATCCGCTTGGACCGCTCGACGCGCGGCTGCTCGTGGTCAATCAGTGA
- the prfB gene encoding peptide chain release factor 2 (programmed frameshift), with translation MITANDVERMHEQLKARLVRVRSIFDLTALAQRADQLEQQMGAPDLWDNPDRARTLTKELDTTRQTLKRWRSLDDRLDDLQAYAELLGEGEAIDQAELDEHVRLLEADVDAAEVSTLLTEQYDNHDAILSIHAGAGGTDAQDWAQMLMRMYLRWLERGGFTAEVVDESEGEEAGIKSATIMVSGGVSSFGYLKSEKGVHRLVRLSPFDSAHRRHTAFAQVDVMPDIDDTIKVEISPDDLKVDVYRSSGAGGQHVNKTESAVRLTHLPTGIIVACQNERSQHANRDTAMRILKARLFEHERQEQEKKLAAIRGEHRDIAFGSQIRSYVLHPYSLVKDLRSGYETGNVQAVLDGDLDPIIKSYLEARVLQKMAGDATDVA, from the exons ATGATCACGGCGAACGATGTGGAACGAATGCACGAGCAGCTCAAGGCGCGGCTGGTCCGCGTC AGGAGTATCTTTGACCTGACGGCACTCGCGCAGCGGGCCGATCAGCTCGAGCAGCAGATGGGCGCGCCCGATCTGTGGGACAACCCGGATCGAGCCCGCACGCTCACCAAGGAGCTCGATACCACGCGCCAGACATTGAAGCGCTGGCGCTCGCTCGATGACCGGCTTGATGATCTGCAGGCCTACGCTGAGCTGCTCGGGGAGGGGGAGGCCATCGATCAGGCCGAGCTCGACGAGCACGTACGTCTGCTCGAGGCCGATGTCGACGCGGCTGAGGTGTCGACATTGCTCACCGAGCAGTACGACAATCACGACGCGATCCTCTCCATCCATGCTGGCGCCGGTGGCACCGACGCGCAGGACTGGGCGCAGATGCTCATGCGCATGTACCTGCGGTGGCTCGAGCGCGGCGGATTCACCGCGGAGGTCGTCGATGAGTCGGAGGGCGAGGAGGCCGGCATCAAGTCGGCCACCATCATGGTGAGCGGTGGGGTCTCTTCATTCGGCTACCTGAAGTCAGAGAAGGGCGTGCATCGCCTGGTCAGGCTCTCGCCGTTCGATTCGGCCCACCGGCGCCACACCGCGTTTGCCCAGGTCGACGTGATGCCCGACATCGATGACACCATCAAGGTCGAGATCTCTCCGGATGACCTGAAGGTCGATGTGTATCGATCGAGCGGCGCGGGGGGGCAGCACGTGAACAAGACCGAGTCTGCGGTGCGCCTCACCCACCTGCCCACGGGGATCATCGTGGCCTGTCAGAACGAGCGCAGCCAGCATGCCAACAGAGATACGGCCATGCGCATCCTGAAGGCGCGCCTGTTCGAGCACGAGCGACAGGAGCAGGAGAAGAAGCTGGCCGCCATCCGAGGCGAGCATCGTGACATCGCGTTTGGCAGCCAGATCCGGTCGTACGTCCTGCACCCCTACTCGTTGGTGAAGGACCTGCGATCCGGGTACGAGACCGGGAACGTGCAGGCGGTTCTCGACGGTGACCTCGACCCCATCATCAAATCCTATCTAGAGGCTCGGGTTCTGCAGAAGATGGCGGGCGACGCCACCGATGTCGCGTGA
- the hisC gene encoding histidinol-phosphate transaminase has protein sequence MSREAPAIRREKGCGSMTSETHPLVRPCILDCRPYVAGRPRKSVQEMLGRDDVIKLASNENPLGPSPLALEAVTRAAREMHYYPDDASTELRERLSTYWGLPPQSFLVGNGSMQILELICKTFVNDGEEVISGHPSFRVFDGLVRAAGGHWRGVPLRDHVHDLEAMSAAIGHATKIVIVCNPNNPTGTVVAPSALRDFVAGFPSDRLLVLDEAYAEYCEEGAIPDFRELLEMCPNLLVLRSFSKAYGLAGARCGYAVGSIALINLLERARMPFVANALALAGAQAALDDVDFLERSRRNNQEGLARMRDGLRALGLQALETQTNFLAVRVGSNDLRYFEEMLQEGVIVFPGTNTDFRGWVRVTVGTPPQVERFLQATARVLERARHEIEAEPALQG, from the coding sequence ATGTCGCGTGAGGCGCCGGCGATTCGGCGCGAGAAAGGCTGTGGTTCGATGACCTCAGAGACCCATCCCCTGGTGAGGCCGTGCATCCTCGACTGCCGCCCGTATGTGGCGGGGCGTCCGCGCAAGAGCGTGCAGGAGATGCTCGGGCGTGATGACGTCATCAAGCTGGCCTCCAACGAGAATCCACTGGGGCCCTCACCGCTGGCGCTCGAGGCCGTCACGCGCGCTGCGCGCGAGATGCACTACTACCCGGACGACGCCAGCACCGAGCTGCGCGAGCGCCTCTCGACGTACTGGGGCCTACCCCCCCAGAGCTTCCTCGTGGGGAACGGATCGATGCAGATACTCGAGCTGATCTGCAAGACCTTCGTGAACGATGGCGAGGAGGTCATCTCCGGACACCCTTCCTTCCGGGTGTTCGATGGCCTGGTGCGGGCGGCCGGAGGGCACTGGCGGGGCGTGCCGCTGCGTGACCACGTCCACGATCTCGAGGCGATGTCGGCAGCCATCGGGCACGCCACTAAGATCGTCATCGTGTGCAATCCGAACAATCCCACCGGCACGGTCGTCGCGCCGTCGGCGCTGCGCGATTTCGTGGCGGGGTTCCCGTCTGATCGCCTGCTCGTGCTCGACGAGGCCTACGCAGAGTACTGCGAGGAAGGGGCCATTCCCGACTTCCGCGAGCTGCTCGAGATGTGTCCGAACCTCCTCGTGCTGCGCAGCTTCTCGAAGGCATATGGTCTCGCGGGGGCACGCTGCGGATACGCAGTGGGTTCGATTGCCCTCATCAATCTGCTCGAGCGGGCGCGCATGCCGTTCGTGGCGAACGCGCTGGCACTTGCTGGCGCCCAGGCCGCGCTCGACGACGTCGACTTCCTCGAGCGCTCGCGCAGGAACAACCAGGAAGGCCTTGCCCGTATGCGCGATGGGCTGCGCGCACTCGGCCTCCAGGCGCTCGAGACCCAGACGAACTTCCTGGCCGTGCGGGTGGGATCCAATGATCTTCGCTACTTCGAGGAGATGCTGCAGGAAGGTGTCATCGTCTTCCCTGGCACGAACACCGATTTCCGAGGGTGGGTTCGCGTGACCGTGGGAACACCGCCCCAGGTTGAGCGCTTCCTTCAGGCCACTGCCCGGGTTCTCGAGCGGGCGCGCCACGAGATCGAAGCCGAGCCCGCCCTCCAGGGCTGA
- a CDS encoding sigma-70 family RNA polymerase sigma factor, translating into MTSMQLAITQGVSPFPLESLPVRPHAAKPRLEAVAPIQGRRPVDEDLALVERFKMGESAAFEQLVSKYQRSVLNLVYRFTGDASRAEDLAQEVFVRLYRALDGFEAKARFFTYLYKITLNLCLKDREREQRRRTQSLDERGGDDLQRVREVADPKGSAEDLAERRDTARIVREAVQSLPDEQRTAVILHRFHGLSYEELADVLEISLPAVKSRLHRAKLALKERLASYVTGEGEVSRHAL; encoded by the coding sequence ATGACATCGATGCAGCTCGCCATCACACAAGGGGTCAGCCCATTCCCTCTTGAATCCCTCCCCGTCAGACCCCACGCCGCGAAGCCCAGGCTCGAGGCGGTGGCGCCCATACAGGGGAGGCGACCCGTGGACGAAGACCTGGCGCTGGTCGAGCGCTTCAAGATGGGTGAATCAGCCGCGTTCGAGCAACTTGTCAGCAAGTATCAGCGAAGCGTCTTGAACCTGGTCTACCGCTTCACCGGAGATGCCTCTCGGGCGGAAGATCTCGCGCAAGAGGTCTTTGTTCGCCTGTACCGGGCACTCGACGGGTTCGAGGCCAAGGCGCGCTTCTTCACCTACCTGTACAAGATCACGCTGAATCTCTGCCTCAAGGACCGTGAGCGGGAGCAGCGGCGGAGAACCCAGAGCCTCGATGAACGCGGCGGAGATGACCTGCAGCGCGTGCGCGAGGTGGCAGATCCCAAGGGGTCGGCGGAAGATCTGGCCGAGCGTCGCGACACCGCGCGCATCGTGCGAGAAGCCGTGCAGTCGCTGCCCGATGAGCAGCGCACGGCGGTCATCCTGCATCGCTTTCATGGGTTGTCGTACGAAGAGCTGGCCGATGTGCTCGAGATCTCCCTGCCCGCTGTGAAGTCGCGTCTCCATCGCGCAAAGCTGGCCCTCAAGGAGAGGCTTGCGAGCTATGTTACTGGTGAAGGTGAAGTGAGTCGTCATGCGCTGTGA